One genomic segment of Thermovibrio guaymasensis includes these proteins:
- a CDS encoding DHH family phosphoesterase yields the protein MSKGLTRSEVAELIKGMTGKILITTHKNPDGDAIGSSLGWYHFLKKLGKEVKIFYRDRIPYFFDFLPGVNEVESGPEIKGEFDWVIITDVSDPKRTGFENIPAKKSLVIDHHITAEPFTDYYIVEPDISSTCELSYGIMKIAEPELIDTPIATSLYTGIVTDTGSFNYSNTSPRTLKIASELLERGVEPYRVYSSLFERNRINKFKLLELVLKTLDFALNGKVAHITLYRKFLEETGAYPEESEGFISYPRSINGVEVAVFFKEVEGKGKWKVSLRSKGKVNVAKIAKKLGGGGHRMAAGYETEGDLKEIKSKLFKEIELALEESYYKSIL from the coding sequence ATGAGTAAAGGACTAACCAGAAGTGAAGTAGCTGAACTTATAAAGGGAATGACGGGAAAGATCCTTATAACAACCCATAAAAACCCAGACGGAGACGCTATCGGGAGCTCTCTAGGCTGGTACCATTTCCTTAAGAAGCTTGGAAAGGAAGTAAAAATCTTTTACAGGGATAGAATCCCCTACTTCTTTGACTTCCTACCTGGAGTTAATGAAGTTGAAAGTGGACCAGAGATAAAGGGGGAGTTTGACTGGGTAATAATAACGGACGTCTCAGACCCTAAAAGAACCGGGTTTGAAAACATTCCGGCTAAAAAGAGCCTTGTAATAGACCACCACATAACTGCTGAGCCGTTTACAGACTACTACATAGTTGAGCCGGACATATCAAGTACCTGCGAGCTTTCCTACGGAATAATGAAAATAGCTGAACCAGAACTTATAGATACTCCTATTGCTACTTCGCTATACACAGGAATAGTTACAGATACGGGGAGTTTCAACTACTCAAACACGAGCCCAAGGACGCTTAAAATAGCTTCAGAGTTATTGGAAAGGGGAGTTGAACCTTACAGAGTTTATAGTTCACTCTTTGAGAGGAACAGAATTAACAAGTTTAAACTCCTTGAGCTCGTACTCAAAACTCTAGACTTTGCACTTAACGGGAAAGTTGCCCACATAACACTCTACAGGAAGTTCCTTGAGGAGACAGGAGCCTACCCGGAGGAATCGGAAGGCTTTATAAGTTATCCCCGATCCATAAACGGAGTTGAAGTAGCAGTCTTCTTCAAAGAAGTTGAAGGCAAAGGAAAGTGGAAGGTTTCCCTACGTTCAAAGGGAAAGGTCAACGTAGCAAAGATAGCTAAGAAGTTAGGGGGAGGAGGCCACAGGATGGCTGCAGGGTACGAAACTGAGGGAGACCTTAAAGAGATAAAGTCAAAGCTCTTTAAAGAGATTGAGTTAGCCCTTGAGGAAAGTTACTATAAGAGCATTCTTTAA
- the rbfA gene encoding 30S ribosome-binding factor RbfA, which translates to MKGIRRERLKSTLLREISEIIRREIDLPEDVFITVQRVELSKDGSKATVFISGLKKEDAIRAVEVLNRASRYIRHLLGKRIKVRTVPKPEFIVAPEVML; encoded by the coding sequence ATGAAAGGCATTAGAAGAGAGAGGCTAAAGTCAACGCTCCTTAGGGAAATCTCTGAGATTATAAGGAGGGAAATAGACCTCCCTGAGGACGTGTTCATAACCGTTCAGAGGGTAGAGCTCTCAAAAGATGGCAGTAAAGCAACCGTTTTTATATCAGGACTAAAAAAGGAAGACGCAATAAGGGCAGTTGAAGTCCTAAACAGGGCAAGCAGATACATAAGACACTTACTTGGAAAGAGGATAAAGGTAAGGACGGTTCCAAAACCAGAGTTCATAGTAGCTCCAGAGGTAATGCTATGA
- a CDS encoding TldD/PmbA family protein, which translates to MVELIEKASSILKKLGVEKYDIYALLGEGTTVEVKDGAVEKLKSSQRKGVAIRVVIDGKLGFAYTNDTSEDGVRIAIECARDNAQSCEPDDYVFSTPSENDVGFPLADEEFEKIPTERKIEIALELEERARTQDRRVERVRKASYGDSFTTVYYYNSNGNSFSYSTTNYWLSILLAAREGDSSQIGWDYQSKRFFSELNPVEVAVGAASSAVELLGAKPMKTCRIPVIFKNRVFAELIEALSSAFLGHNVLRRKSLFADKLSHEVASHVLNLYDDPLHKDGTGSAPYDDEGTATKKKAIIERGTLKNFLVDLYTAKKLGLNPTGNGIRPSISNPPTCGVTNLVVERGALGLEELIKTPKEVLLITDAMGIHTINPISGEFSIGISGIYYHDGEKVTPVSGMTVAGNVKELLNGITEVGSDQKWLGNVCSPSVLVKELTVSGE; encoded by the coding sequence ATGGTTGAACTAATAGAAAAAGCATCAAGTATCCTTAAGAAGCTAGGGGTTGAGAAGTACGATATCTACGCCCTCTTAGGGGAAGGAACAACCGTCGAGGTGAAAGACGGAGCTGTTGAGAAGTTAAAGAGCTCCCAAAGGAAGGGCGTAGCAATAAGAGTTGTAATTGATGGAAAACTAGGCTTTGCTTATACAAACGACACTTCAGAAGATGGAGTAAGGATTGCAATAGAGTGTGCAAGGGACAACGCCCAAAGCTGCGAGCCTGATGATTACGTCTTCTCAACGCCTTCAGAAAACGACGTAGGATTCCCCCTCGCAGATGAGGAGTTTGAAAAGATACCGACTGAGAGGAAAATTGAAATTGCGCTGGAGCTTGAGGAGAGGGCAAGAACCCAGGATAGAAGAGTTGAAAGGGTAAGGAAAGCTTCCTACGGAGACAGCTTTACGACCGTTTACTACTACAATTCAAATGGCAACTCTTTTTCATACTCAACAACTAACTACTGGTTGAGCATCCTCCTTGCAGCAAGGGAAGGGGATAGTTCCCAAATAGGTTGGGATTACCAGAGTAAACGTTTCTTCTCTGAACTCAATCCCGTTGAAGTGGCAGTAGGAGCAGCTTCCAGTGCAGTGGAACTCCTTGGAGCAAAACCAATGAAAACCTGCAGAATCCCAGTCATCTTCAAAAATAGAGTCTTCGCAGAGCTCATAGAGGCCCTTTCGTCTGCATTCTTAGGCCACAACGTCTTAAGGAGGAAATCCCTATTTGCAGATAAACTAAGCCACGAGGTTGCAAGCCATGTCCTCAACCTGTACGACGATCCACTCCACAAAGACGGTACGGGAAGCGCCCCTTACGACGATGAAGGAACGGCAACGAAGAAAAAGGCAATAATTGAAAGGGGAACGCTGAAGAACTTCCTCGTTGACCTCTACACTGCCAAAAAGCTCGGGCTCAACCCAACGGGAAACGGAATAAGGCCAAGTATTAGTAACCCTCCTACTTGCGGAGTTACAAACCTAGTTGTTGAAAGGGGAGCTCTCGGCCTTGAGGAACTGATAAAGACTCCAAAAGAGGTTCTACTCATAACTGATGCAATGGGTATCCACACAATAAACCCTATCTCAGGAGAGTTTTCAATAGGAATCAGTGGAATATACTATCACGATGGGGAGAAAGTTACTCCCGTAAGCGGCATGACAGTCGCAGGGAACGTTAAGGAGCTCCTTAACGGAATAACCGAAGTAGGATCAGATCAGAAGTGGCTGGGAAACGTCTGCAGTCCCTCGGTCTTAGTAAAAGAACTTACTGTAAGTGGAGAGTAG
- the thyX gene encoding FAD-dependent thymidylate synthase: MEVLLLSSSVSKLERREEALRHSWFTFLVDGISRACSHQLVRHRPASYSQQSQRYVAMRKFPYVEPESVKGVKVEVNNEEVSFKDLMELIGKFYEKLVEKGVPKEDARFVLPNACTTRIVFTMNGEELVHFLRLRTCSRAQWEIREMAIEILRILRNNFPNLFNNVGPNCYYLGYCTEGKKSCGKPEQVRKFFANLK; the protein is encoded by the coding sequence TTGGAAGTTCTCCTTCTATCTTCAAGTGTTTCTAAGCTTGAAAGAAGGGAGGAAGCCCTTCGCCACTCCTGGTTTACTTTTCTCGTTGATGGAATCTCAAGGGCATGTTCCCACCAGCTCGTTCGCCACAGACCGGCTTCCTACAGCCAGCAGTCCCAAAGGTACGTTGCAATGAGGAAATTCCCATACGTAGAGCCTGAAAGCGTTAAAGGAGTTAAGGTAGAAGTTAATAATGAGGAAGTCTCCTTTAAAGATCTAATGGAGCTCATAGGGAAGTTCTACGAAAAACTGGTAGAAAAAGGAGTACCGAAAGAGGATGCCAGATTTGTACTCCCAAACGCCTGTACAACAAGAATTGTCTTCACGATGAACGGAGAAGAACTCGTTCACTTCTTAAGGCTCAGAACCTGCTCAAGGGCCCAGTGGGAGATAAGGGAAATGGCAATAGAAATTCTCAGGATTCTAAGGAATAATTTCCCAAACTTGTTTAATAACGTAGGTCCTAACTGCTACTACCTAGGTTACTGTACAGAGGGAAAAAAGAGCTGCGGAAAACCTGAGCAGGTAAGGAAGTTCTTTGCTAATCTAAAATAA
- a CDS encoding deoxycytidylate deaminase: MPRPSWDEYFMSIAQMVSTRSTCLRRKVGAVLVKDKRIIATGYNGPPSGLKHPEEVGCLREKLGVPSGQRHELCRGLHAEQNAIIQAALHGVSTKDSVLYCTHCPCSLCVKMLINAGVEKVIYKEGYPDWLAKEIAKEANLPLIQFQEEK; this comes from the coding sequence TTGCCAAGGCCATCCTGGGACGAGTACTTCATGTCTATCGCCCAGATGGTCTCTACCCGTTCTACTTGCTTAAGGAGGAAAGTAGGAGCTGTACTGGTTAAGGATAAAAGGATAATAGCTACCGGATACAACGGTCCTCCATCAGGCCTTAAACACCCTGAAGAGGTTGGCTGCTTAAGGGAGAAGTTGGGAGTTCCGAGCGGCCAGAGGCACGAGCTCTGTAGAGGCCTCCATGCTGAACAGAACGCGATAATCCAGGCTGCCCTACACGGAGTATCAACGAAGGATAGCGTTCTCTACTGTACTCACTGTCCCTGTTCGCTGTGCGTAAAGATGTTGATAAATGCGGGAGTTGAAAAGGTAATCTACAAAGAAGGCTATCCCGATTGGCTTGCAAAGGAAATAGCGAAAGAGGCAAATCTTCCACTAATTCAGTTTCAAGAAGAAAAATAA